The nucleotide sequence CGTGGCCGATGGCGCTGATCTGGCCGTTTTCCACCACCAGCAGGCCGTCCTCGAAGTATTCATAGGACGCTTCGATACCGACTTCGGCCGGGTCGGCGAGGCTGTGGAGCAGGGCGGCGCGGTAGGCTTTGCGTGTCATGGGCATGGGAAATCTCAGGAATTGGCTTGGCTGCGGCGCGAAACCGGCAGCAGCTTGGCGATGGGTTCGGCGCGAGCGGTGTGCTGGCCGAAATTCGCGTTATAGGTGGCGATGATTTCGCCGGCGATGGAGATGGCGATTTCCACAGGCAACTTGCCTTTGACTTCGCCGATGCCCATCGGGCAACGCAGGCGTTGCAAGGTGCCGCTGTCGAAGCCGCGGTCGCGCAAGCGATGTTCGAACTTGACCCGCTTGGTCTTCGAGCCGATCAGGCCGAAGTAGGCAAAGTCGTTGCGCTTGAGGATCGCCGCGCTCAGTTCCAGGTCAAGCTGATGGTTGTGGGTCATGACGATGCAGTAGCTGCCGGCGGGCAAGTCATCGATTTCATCCAGCGGGTCTTCGCTGACGATTTTCTGTACGCCGTGGGGCAGTTGCTCGGGAAACTCGGCTTCCCGCGAGTCGATCCAGCGCACCCGACACGGCAGGCTCGCCAGCAGCGGCACCAGGGCCCTGCCGACATGACCGGCGCCGAACACGGCAATCTGCGCCTGCACCTGGCCCATGGGTTCGAACAGCAGCACGGTCACGCCGCCACAGCACTGGCCCAGGCTGGCGCCGAGGCTGAAGCGCTCCAGATGGGTGTTCTGCTGGCCGCTGGCGAGCATTTGCCGGGCGATCTCCATGGCCTTGTATTCCAGGTGCCCGCCACCGATGGTGTCGAACGTCTGGCTGGCGCTGACGACCATCTTCGAACCGGCGTTACGCGGGGTCGAGCCGAGTTCTTCGATGATCGTCACCAACACGCAGGGTTCGCTGCGGGTTTGCAGGTCGGCGAGGGCGCTGATCCAGTTGTACATATTCACCTCGACTGATCGTTCTCACGCTTTGCGTGGGAATGCATCTCTGGACGCTCCGCGTCCGCTTTTCAACGTTCTTTGTTGTCTGGTCGGGCCTCATCGCGAGCAGGCTCGCTCCCACATTTGGACTGCAATCCCCTGTGGGAGCGAGCCTGCTCGCGATGGGCCGCGCCGCGGTCTATAGCGAAGCCAACTCGGTTTCAGCAGGCTCAGCCGCAACGACCCTCAACCCACGCATCTGCTCACACCCCCACAACACCCGCTCCGGTGTCGCCGGCGCATCGATTTTCGGTTGTTGCCGGTAATCCCCCAAACTCGCCACGGCATCCTTGATCGCGCACCACGCGGCGATGCCGAGCATGAACGGCGGCTCACCGACGGCCTTGGAGTGGAAAACCGTGTCTTCGGGGTTCTTGCGGTTTTCCACCAGTCGGACCCGCAGGTCCAGCGGCATGTCGGCCACGGCCGGGATCTTGTAGCTGGCGGGGCCATTGGTCATCAGCTTGCCCTTGTCGTTCCACACCAGCTCTTCCATGGTCAGCCAGCCCATGCCCTGGATGAAGCCGCCCTCGACCTGGCCGGTGTCGATGGCCGGGTTCAGCGAGGCGCCGACGTCATGGAGGATGTCGGTGCGCAGCATCTTGTATTCGCCGGTGAGGGTGTCGACGATCACCTCGGCACAGGCCGCGCCATAGGCGTAGTAGTAGAACGGCCGGCCACGGGCCTGGCTGCGGTCGTAGTAGATTTTCGGGGTCTTGTAGAAACCGGTGCTCGACAGCGAGACCTGGGCGAAATACGCCTGTTGCACCAGCGCCTCGAAGCTCAGGATGTGGTCGCGCACCCGTACATGACCGTTGTGGAACGCCACGTCTTCTTCACTGACCTTGTACTGTCGTGCGGCGAATTCCACCAGGCGCCGCTTGATGGTTTCGGCGGCATTCTGCGCGGCCTTGCCGTTCAGGTCGGCGCCGCTGGAGGCGGCGGTGGGCGAGGTATTCGGCACTTTGTCGGTGTTGGTCGCGGTGATCTGCACCCGGTCCATTTCCACCTGGAACA is from Pseudomonas sp. B21-056 and encodes:
- the xdhC gene encoding xanthine dehydrogenase accessory protein XdhC, which codes for MYNWISALADLQTRSEPCVLVTIIEELGSTPRNAGSKMVVSASQTFDTIGGGHLEYKAMEIARQMLASGQQNTHLERFSLGASLGQCCGGVTVLLFEPMGQVQAQIAVFGAGHVGRALVPLLASLPCRVRWIDSREAEFPEQLPHGVQKIVSEDPLDEIDDLPAGSYCIVMTHNHQLDLELSAAILKRNDFAYFGLIGSKTKRVKFEHRLRDRGFDSGTLQRLRCPMGIGEVKGKLPVEIAISIAGEIIATYNANFGQHTARAEPIAKLLPVSRRSQANS